One window of the Methanocaldococcus vulcanius M7 genome contains the following:
- a CDS encoding Coenzyme F420 hydrogenase/dehydrogenase, beta subunit C-terminal domain, whose product MKSYKDLKEEVWDTNRCSGCGACVAVCPANNLYFKEESPVKFECDECSCIIVPEEIVEHPISAEFCKTVVYDVPCGACYDACPRIKKSSVPKPNNKLGTVLKAVKARSLINIKNAQNGGVVSSILANAFEEELIDGAIVMIEDKWTLEPESYLAMSKEDVLRSAGSKYLWKGPILKALKTAVMEKKLKKLAVVGTPCVINAIYQILSSNNDLLKPFREAIRLKIALFCFETYDYGKLIEKLKSDGIEPWEIKKMDIESGKLKILLINGKVVDYKLKDVEFAMRSGCKVCGDFTGLTSDISVGNVGSEEGYSTVLIRNKWGEGFFNRAVYNGYLEFYEDVDMNAVGKLVKLKKERVNKKE is encoded by the coding sequence ATGAAGTCATATAAGGATCTAAAAGAGGAGGTTTGGGATACTAATAGATGCAGTGGTTGCGGAGCTTGTGTAGCTGTTTGTCCAGCAAATAATCTTTACTTTAAAGAAGAGAGCCCCGTAAAATTTGAGTGTGATGAATGCTCATGCATCATCGTTCCTGAAGAGATCGTGGAGCATCCGATTTCAGCTGAGTTTTGTAAGACAGTTGTTTATGATGTTCCATGTGGGGCTTGTTATGATGCCTGCCCAAGGATAAAAAAATCATCAGTTCCAAAACCTAATAATAAATTAGGAACAGTTTTAAAGGCAGTAAAAGCAAGATCTCTGATTAATATAAAAAATGCTCAAAATGGAGGAGTTGTGAGTTCTATATTAGCAAATGCCTTTGAAGAGGAGTTAATAGATGGGGCTATTGTGATGATTGAAGATAAATGGACTTTGGAGCCAGAGTCATATTTAGCCATGTCAAAGGAAGATGTTTTGAGATCTGCGGGTAGTAAGTATTTATGGAAGGGGCCTATATTGAAAGCATTAAAAACAGCAGTTATGGAAAAGAAGCTTAAAAAATTGGCTGTTGTAGGAACTCCATGTGTTATAAATGCCATCTATCAGATATTATCATCAAATAATGATTTATTAAAACCATTTAGGGAAGCAATAAGATTAAAAATTGCTTTGTTTTGTTTTGAGACGTATGATTATGGTAAATTAATAGAAAAATTAAAATCCGATGGTATTGAGCCATGGGAAATTAAAAAGATGGATATTGAGTCAGGAAAGTTAAAAATCTTATTAATAAATGGAAAGGTTGTGGATTATAAACTTAAAGATGTAGAGTTTGCCATGAGAAGTGGATGTAAAGTTTGTGGTGATTTTACTGGCTTAACATCGGATATTTCAGTTGGAAATGTTGGAAGCGAGGAGGGATATTCAACTGTTTTAATAAGGAACAAGTGGGGAGAAGGATTTTTCAACAGAGCAGTTTATAATGGATATTTAGAGTTCTACGAGGATGTTGATATGAATGCAGTTGGAAAACTTGTTAAATTAAAAAAAGAGCGAGTAAACAAGAAAGAATAA
- the trpA gene encoding tryptophan synthase subunit alpha: MKLKEKFDELKNKNEKAFIAFYVGGDPNLDVSEKALEVICKHADIVEIGIPFSDPVADGLTIQKADVRALSRGMNPIKALELAKKLNEKFPNVPKVFLTYYNIIFKMGEENFVKKCKNVGISGIIVPDLPIEEAESLLSYCEKYGVDLIFLVAPTTPDERLKKILEKCRGFVYVVSRTGITGEREKLSEETEDLIRRVKKYSKVPVCVGFGISKKEHVEEITKFADGAIVGSAIVKIVEKHLDENGNIKDENKFLNDLEEFVRTLKEGTKAKKIKTQVKN, encoded by the coding sequence ATGAAATTAAAAGAGAAGTTTGATGAACTGAAAAATAAAAATGAAAAGGCATTTATTGCTTTTTATGTTGGAGGAGATCCTAATTTGGATGTTTCAGAAAAAGCTCTGGAAGTGATCTGTAAACATGCAGATATTGTTGAAATTGGTATTCCATTCTCAGATCCTGTTGCTGATGGTTTAACAATACAAAAAGCAGATGTTAGGGCATTAAGTAGAGGAATGAATCCAATAAAAGCATTAGAATTGGCAAAAAAATTAAATGAAAAATTTCCAAATGTTCCAAAGGTGTTTTTAACTTACTATAACATCATATTTAAAATGGGAGAAGAAAATTTCGTGAAGAAATGTAAAAACGTAGGGATTTCGGGGATTATCGTTCCAGATCTACCTATTGAAGAGGCAGAATCTCTCCTTTCTTATTGTGAAAAATATGGTGTTGATCTGATCTTTTTAGTTGCGCCAACAACCCCAGATGAAAGATTAAAAAAGATCTTAGAAAAATGTAGGGGCTTTGTTTACGTTGTTTCAAGAACAGGAATCACTGGAGAGAGAGAAAAACTGTCAGAGGAGACAGAAGATCTCATACGTAGGGTAAAAAAATACTCAAAAGTTCCTGTATGCGTTGGATTTGGAATATCCAAAAAAGAACACGTAGAAGAGATAACCAAATTCGCAGATGGGGCAATAGTTGGAAGTGCTATCGTTAAAATTGTTGAAAAACACTTAGATGAGAATGGGAATATAAAAGATGAAAATAAGTTCTTAAACGACTTAGAAGAGTTTGTAAGAACATTAAAAGAGGGAACTAAGGCAAAAAAAATTAAAACACAGGTAAAAAATTAA
- the trpB gene encoding tryptophan synthase subunit beta: protein MKKYKEKYPDKNGKFGIYGGKFVPETLMPAITELEEAFNRFWINNEGNFREEFYALLRDYVGRPTPLYYAERFSEELGCKVYLKREDLAHLGAHKINNALGQALLAKKMGKKRVIAETGAGQHGVATAAACAKLGLECIVYMGAKDVERQKLNVFRMELMGAKVIPVFGGSQTLKDAVNEALRDWTTNVRTTYYLLGSALGPHPYPMMVREFQRVIGKEIKEQILEKEGRLPDVIVACVGGGSNAIGAFYEFLDDDVELYAVEAGGKGVETGMHGASLCAGEVGVLHGSKIYVKEDEFGQIEESYSISAGLDYPGVGPELSFLKDEGRINAVYITDDEALEAFQLLCRLEGILPALESSHALAYAVKLADKLDKDDIMVINLSGRGDKDVHTVAKALGREI from the coding sequence TTGAAGAAATATAAAGAGAAATATCCTGATAAAAATGGGAAATTTGGAATTTATGGAGGTAAATTCGTTCCGGAGACATTAATGCCTGCAATAACTGAATTAGAAGAGGCCTTTAATAGATTTTGGATAAACAATGAAGGAAATTTTAGAGAAGAGTTTTACGCTTTACTTAGGGACTATGTTGGAAGACCTACGCCTCTTTACTATGCTGAAAGATTCAGTGAAGAACTGGGATGCAAGGTCTATTTAAAAAGAGAGGACTTAGCCCACTTAGGGGCCCATAAAATAAACAATGCACTCGGACAGGCACTATTGGCAAAAAAAATGGGAAAAAAGAGAGTAATAGCAGAAACAGGGGCAGGACAGCACGGAGTAGCAACAGCAGCGGCATGTGCAAAACTTGGGCTGGAATGTATAGTATATATGGGAGCAAAAGACGTTGAAAGGCAGAAATTAAATGTTTTTAGGATGGAACTAATGGGAGCGAAAGTAATTCCTGTTTTTGGAGGATCTCAGACATTAAAAGATGCAGTAAATGAAGCATTAAGGGACTGGACAACCAACGTTAGAACCACCTATTACCTACTTGGATCTGCTCTTGGCCCACATCCATATCCAATGATGGTAAGAGAGTTCCAGAGAGTTATTGGAAAGGAAATTAAAGAGCAGATATTAGAAAAAGAAGGAAGGTTGCCTGATGTTATAGTTGCATGTGTTGGAGGAGGAAGTAATGCCATCGGAGCATTTTATGAATTTTTAGATGATGATGTTGAATTATACGCTGTTGAAGCAGGTGGAAAAGGAGTAGAAACAGGAATGCATGGCGCTTCACTTTGTGCTGGAGAGGTTGGAGTTCTACATGGATCAAAAATATATGTTAAAGAAGATGAGTTCGGGCAGATAGAAGAAAGTTATAGTATTTCAGCTGGTTTAGATTATCCTGGCGTAGGACCTGAACTTTCATTTTTAAAAGATGAAGGAAGGATAAACGCTGTCTACATAACCGATGATGAAGCATTAGAAGCATTTCAACTTCTTTGTAGATTGGAAGGTATTTTACCTGCATTAGAAAGTTCCCATGCATTGGCTTATGCTGTTAAATTAGCCGATAAGTTAGATAAGGATGATATAATGGTTATTAACTTGTCTGGAAGGGGAGATAAGGATGTTCATACGGTTGCTAAGGCATTGGGTAGAGAGATTTAA
- a CDS encoding fibrillarin-like rRNA/tRNA 2'-O-methyltransferase — MEDVNIKEIFENIYEVDLGDGLRRIATRSIVKGKKVYDERIIKINNEEYRIWNPNKSKLAAAIINGLKIVPIKRDSKVLYLGASAGTTPSHVADIAEQGMIYAVEYAPRIMRELLDACAERKNIVPILGDANKPQEYSHIVEKVDVIYEDVAQPNQAEILIKNAKWFLKKGGYGMIAIKARSIDVAKNPKEIFKEQKEILEKGGFEIVDEVDIEPFEKDHIMFVGIWRG; from the coding sequence ATGGAAGATGTTAATATTAAAGAGATCTTTGAGAATATTTATGAGGTTGACTTGGGAGATGGTTTAAGGAGAATAGCAACAAGATCCATTGTTAAAGGAAAAAAAGTTTATGATGAAAGAATAATAAAAATAAATAATGAGGAATATAGAATTTGGAATCCAAACAAAAGTAAATTAGCAGCAGCAATAATAAACGGATTAAAAATAGTTCCAATAAAGAGGGACTCAAAAGTCCTATATTTGGGGGCATCAGCAGGAACAACGCCTTCCCATGTTGCAGATATAGCAGAGCAGGGAATGATCTATGCTGTTGAATATGCCCCAAGAATAATGAGAGAATTGTTGGATGCATGTGCTGAGAGAAAAAATATAGTTCCGATATTGGGAGATGCAAATAAACCGCAAGAATATTCCCATATAGTTGAAAAGGTAGATGTTATCTATGAGGATGTTGCTCAACCAAATCAGGCGGAGATTTTGATAAAAAATGCTAAATGGTTTTTGAAGAAAGGCGGTTATGGAATGATCGCTATAAAAGCGAGAAGTATAGATGTTGCTAAAAATCCGAAAGAGATATTTAAAGAGCAAAAAGAGATTTTAGAGAAAGGAGGATTTGAGATAGTTGATGAAGTAGATATTGAGCCATTTGAGAAGGATCATATTATGTTTGTTGGTATCTGGAGAGGTTAA
- a CDS encoding RNA-binding protein → MNVKKRYFLSKKDVKRLKKELEKYFENVDEIIPKKGNVEIVITDTYEIVLANKEPIIFKLDDCLFPTLKLLQKTLPSKNIVVVDMGAIKFLINGADVMSPGIVKADSEIEEGDVVFVVDESHKKPICVGIALMSGDEMINSEKGKAIKNVHYVGDAIWNFKG, encoded by the coding sequence GTGAACGTGAAAAAAAGATATTTCCTAAGTAAAAAGGATGTTAAAAGATTAAAAAAGGAATTAGAGAAGTATTTTGAAAATGTGGATGAGATAATTCCAAAAAAAGGTAATGTAGAGATTGTAATAACAGACACTTATGAGATCGTTTTAGCAAATAAGGAACCAATAATTTTTAAATTAGACGATTGCCTCTTTCCAACGTTAAAACTATTGCAAAAAACTCTTCCATCTAAAAATATTGTTGTAGTAGATATGGGGGCTATAAAGTTTTTAATAAATGGGGCGGATGTGATGAGTCCAGGAATTGTTAAAGCAGATTCAGAGATAGAAGAGGGAGATGTTGTGTTTGTTGTTGATGAGTCCCATAAAAAGCCCATATGCGTTGGTATTGCGTTAATGAGTGGAGATGAAATGATAAACTCTGAAAAAGGAAAAGCAATAAAAAATGTTCATTATGTAGGAGATGCTATTTGGAATTTTAAAGGATAA
- a CDS encoding AtpZ/AtpI family protein yields the protein MNIKDLAFEFFTIIIIGLFIGYLIAMNTKNNIWIVVFFLIGVFCAFGRFFRLIKEFEGDCIENRREKKERR from the coding sequence ATGAATATAAAGGACTTAGCATTTGAATTTTTTACAATAATTATCATTGGACTTTTTATTGGATATTTAATCGCAATGAACACAAAAAATAATATCTGGATTGTTGTATTTTTCCTGATTGGAGTTTTCTGTGCTTTTGGAAGGTTTTTTAGATTGATCAAAGAATTTGAGGGTGATTGTATTGAAAACAGAAGAGAAAAAAAGGAAAGAAGATGA
- a CDS encoding RNA-guided pseudouridylation complex pseudouridine synthase subunit Cbf5 has protein sequence MLVREEAETSWDYGYDPYKRPIEELIKYGVVVIDKPRGPTSHEVSTWVKKILNLEKAGHGGTLDPKVTGVLPVALERATKTIPLWHIPPKEYVCLMHLHRDASEEDILKIFKEFTGKIYQKPPLKAAVKRRLRIRKIHDLELLDKDGRDVLFRVKCQSGTYIRKLCEDIGEALGTSAHMQELRRVKSGCFEEKDTTYLQDLLDAYIFWKEDGDEEIRKIIKPMEYGLKHLKKVVVKDSAVDAICHGADVYVRGISKVSKGIGKGEPVLIETLKGEAVGFGSALMNYKDMLNAEKGVAVNVERVFMDRGTYPKMWKGNKK, from the coding sequence ATGCTTGTTAGAGAGGAAGCAGAAACATCTTGGGATTATGGATACGATCCCTACAAAAGACCAATTGAAGAATTAATAAAATATGGTGTAGTTGTTATAGATAAACCAAGAGGCCCAACATCTCATGAGGTTTCAACATGGGTTAAAAAGATATTAAATTTGGAAAAAGCAGGTCATGGAGGAACTCTCGATCCAAAAGTAACAGGAGTTTTACCAGTTGCATTGGAGAGGGCTACAAAAACAATTCCTCTATGGCATATTCCTCCAAAGGAGTATGTTTGTTTAATGCACTTGCACAGGGATGCATCAGAAGAAGACATTCTAAAAATTTTTAAAGAGTTTACTGGAAAGATCTATCAGAAACCTCCATTAAAAGCAGCAGTTAAAAGACGATTGAGAATTAGGAAGATCCATGACTTGGAATTGTTAGATAAAGATGGAAGAGATGTGCTATTTAGAGTTAAGTGTCAATCAGGAACTTATATAAGAAAGTTATGCGAGGATATTGGAGAAGCGTTAGGAACCTCAGCTCATATGCAGGAGTTGAGAAGAGTAAAAAGTGGATGTTTTGAAGAAAAAGATACTACCTATTTACAAGATCTACTTGATGCTTATATATTTTGGAAAGAGGACGGGGATGAGGAGATTAGGAAAATTATAAAGCCCATGGAATATGGTTTAAAACATTTAAAAAAGGTTGTAGTTAAGGATAGTGCTGTTGATGCCATATGCCACGGAGCAGATGTTTATGTGCGAGGAATATCTAAGGTAAGTAAGGGGATTGGAAAAGGAGAGCCGGTTTTAATAGAGACACTGAAAGGAGAAGCCGTTGGATTTGGAAGTGCGTTGATGAACTACAAGGATATGTTAAATGCAGAAAAAGGTGTTGCTGTTAATGTTGAAAGGGTGTTTATGGATAGAGGAACGTATCCAAAAATGTGGAAAGGTAATAAAAAATAA
- a CDS encoding class I SAM-dependent methyltransferase encodes MNYIISEIAEKILNAKSNEIFINLDLNRTDKKEKVIVDFERRIAKFPEGEVEFNILQKISKDKNHIYFIKDGNVFKAAIARDGYYKLVPTLPPTIEINGIRMHRTKEFNPYEDTLNKINSVNIKKGEKVLDTCMGLGYTAIEARKRGAEVITIEKNPNVLELAKINPYSRELFEKGIKIILGDAFDVIKNFNDEEFDVVVHDPPRFSLAGHLYSEEFYKEIFRVLKPGGRLFHYVGNPGRKYRGKDLQRGVMERLRSVGFENVKKVEDALGVVAKKPEKY; translated from the coding sequence ATGAATTACATTATTTCAGAAATAGCAGAAAAAATTTTAAATGCTAAATCTAATGAGATCTTCATAAATTTAGATTTAAACAGGACAGATAAGAAAGAAAAAGTTATTGTTGATTTTGAAAGAAGAATCGCTAAGTTTCCAGAGGGAGAAGTTGAATTTAATATTTTACAAAAAATTTCAAAGGATAAAAATCACATATACTTTATAAAGGATGGGAACGTGTTTAAGGCAGCGATAGCAAGAGATGGATACTACAAGTTAGTTCCAACACTACCTCCAACAATAGAGATAAATGGAATAAGAATGCATAGAACAAAAGAATTCAACCCTTATGAAGATACGTTAAATAAGATCAACTCGGTAAATATAAAAAAAGGAGAGAAAGTTTTAGACACTTGTATGGGTCTTGGATACACCGCGATAGAAGCGAGAAAGCGGGGGGCGGAAGTAATAACCATAGAAAAAAATCCAAATGTTTTGGAATTGGCTAAAATAAATCCATATAGTAGAGAGTTATTTGAAAAAGGTATTAAGATCATATTGGGAGATGCGTTCGATGTGATAAAAAACTTTAATGATGAAGAATTCGATGTAGTGGTTCACGATCCTCCAAGGTTTAGTTTAGCAGGTCATTTGTATAGTGAGGAGTTCTATAAAGAGATTTTTAGAGTTTTAAAGCCGGGAGGGAGATTGTTTCATTATGTAGGAAATCCGGGAAGGAAATATAGAGGAAAGGATCTGCAAAGAGGGGTTATGGAACGACTGAGAAGTGTTGGATTTGAAAATGTTAAAAAAGTTGAAGATGCGTTGGGTGTTGTAGCCAAAAAGCCAGAAAAATATTAA
- a CDS encoding helix-turn-helix domain-containing protein → MSKLLLKTPCSTWTFDSLMACVFGIKVSDVKVYFDILKHGPSKINDIAERIRRDRSTVQRAVQNLMNAGLVRRKQVNIKDGGYYYVYEAIPFEETKKIIKKTMEEWCNNMKKWVEELNFEDVVKEYLENDEYG, encoded by the coding sequence ATGAGCAAACTCCTATTAAAGACCCCATGTTCTACATGGACATTTGATAGTTTAATGGCTTGTGTTTTTGGAATAAAGGTCTCTGATGTTAAAGTATATTTTGATATTTTAAAACATGGCCCTTCAAAAATAAATGATATTGCAGAACGGATACGTCGAGATAGAAGCACAGTTCAAAGGGCAGTGCAGAATTTGATGAATGCAGGGTTAGTTAGAAGAAAGCAAGTAAATATAAAGGATGGCGGTTATTATTATGTTTACGAGGCAATTCCATTCGAAGAAACGAAAAAGATCATAAAAAAGACGATGGAAGAATGGTGCAACAACATGAAGAAGTGGGTTGAGGAGTTAAACTTTGAAGATGTTGTTAAAGAATATTTAGAAAACGATGAATATGGATAA
- the rnz gene encoding ribonuclease Z, whose protein sequence is MISMKITFLGTGAAVPSKNRNHIGIAFKFNGEVFLFDCGENIQRQMLFTEISPMKINHIFITHLHGDHILGIPGLLQSLGFFGREKELKIFGPEGTKDIIKNALEFGYNYINYPIKVYEIKEKNPAIVLKEDDYEIITYPTKHTVPSYAYIFREIKKPRLDVKKALKLGVKVGPDLKKLKEGEAVKTENGSIVYPKDVLLPPKKGFCLAYSGDTLPLEDFGQFLRDIKCDVLIHEATFDDQCRDTARENMHTTIGEAVNIARLAHVKVLILTHISARYDKEEFFKTYLENVEEYNNKEDFKIMVSEDLMTLDVKNDLL, encoded by the coding sequence ATGATAAGTATGAAGATCACATTTTTGGGAACAGGAGCTGCGGTTCCATCCAAAAATAGAAATCATATTGGCATAGCATTTAAATTTAATGGAGAGGTTTTTTTATTTGATTGTGGAGAAAACATTCAAAGGCAGATGCTTTTTACCGAGATCTCTCCAATGAAAATTAACCATATCTTTATAACTCACCTACATGGAGATCATATTCTTGGCATTCCTGGCCTTTTACAAAGTTTGGGGTTTTTTGGTAGAGAAAAAGAACTTAAAATCTTTGGACCGGAAGGAACAAAAGATATTATAAAAAATGCTTTGGAGTTCGGATATAACTATATTAATTACCCAATAAAAGTATATGAAATAAAAGAGAAAAATCCCGCAATTGTGTTAAAAGAGGATGATTATGAAATAATTACCTATCCAACAAAACACACTGTTCCTTCATATGCCTACATATTTAGGGAAATTAAAAAACCAAGATTAGATGTAAAAAAAGCTTTAAAACTTGGTGTAAAAGTAGGCCCAGATCTTAAAAAACTAAAAGAAGGAGAGGCAGTTAAAACTGAAAATGGATCAATTGTTTACCCCAAGGATGTTTTACTACCTCCAAAAAAAGGATTCTGTTTAGCATATAGTGGAGATACTCTACCATTAGAGGACTTTGGACAGTTTTTAAGGGATATTAAATGTGATGTGTTAATTCACGAGGCAACATTTGACGATCAATGTAGAGACACTGCAAGAGAGAATATGCATACCACAATTGGAGAGGCAGTCAATATCGCAAGATTGGCACATGTAAAAGTGCTAATATTGACACACATTTCTGCCAGATACGACAAAGAAGAATTTTTCAAAACATATCTTGAAAATGTGGAAGAATATAACAACAAGGAAGATTTCAAAATTATGGTAAGCGAAGATCTCATGACCCTCGATGTTAAAAACGATCTTCTATAA
- the npdG gene encoding NADPH-dependent F420 reductase: protein MKIAILGGTGDQGFGLALRLAKNHKIIIGSRKKEKAEQASEKAKEILKKRGINAEILGLENKDAAKEGDVVILSLPYEYTLSTIKQLKDELKGKIVVSIGVPLATAIGDKPTRLLFPPDGSVAEMIQNVLKESKVVSAFQNICHAVLEDLDNPVDCDVLICGDNEEAKKVVIDLANQIDGVRAIDCGNLEKSRIVEAITPLLIGLNIKYKSKGTGIRITNLNM, encoded by the coding sequence ATGAAGATAGCGATTTTGGGAGGAACGGGAGATCAAGGATTTGGATTGGCACTAAGATTGGCAAAAAATCATAAAATAATTATTGGTTCAAGAAAAAAAGAAAAGGCAGAGCAGGCCTCAGAAAAAGCAAAAGAAATATTAAAAAAAAGAGGAATAAATGCAGAGATATTAGGTTTAGAAAATAAAGATGCAGCAAAGGAAGGAGATGTAGTTATACTATCCCTACCCTACGAATACACTTTATCGACAATAAAACAATTAAAAGATGAACTAAAAGGAAAGATCGTGGTTTCTATTGGTGTTCCTCTTGCCACCGCGATAGGAGATAAGCCAACAAGGTTATTATTTCCTCCAGATGGCTCAGTTGCTGAAATGATTCAAAATGTATTAAAAGAAAGTAAAGTAGTTAGTGCATTTCAAAATATCTGCCATGCTGTTTTAGAGGATTTAGACAATCCTGTTGATTGCGATGTCTTAATCTGCGGAGATAACGAAGAAGCAAAAAAAGTGGTCATTGATTTAGCCAACCAGATAGATGGAGTTAGAGCAATTGATTGCGGTAATTTAGAAAAATCGAGAATAGTTGAGGCGATAACCCCCCTATTGATTGGATTGAATATAAAATACAAATCAAAAGGAACAGGAATTAGAATTACAAATTTAAATATGTAA